The Haliaeetus albicilla chromosome 4, bHalAlb1.1, whole genome shotgun sequence genomic sequence AGCCCATTTGAAACTGTCAGGTCAAATTTTACCAATTGCAGGATTTGTAACACAAATATTGCCTTGCTGTTTGCAGCAAGTggacctgcagcagcagatgccCAGCATAGATGGCTTCTGTGCATAGGCTGTTAGTGGTTCAACTGTACAGACCAGATAATTTTCAGAGCTGGACTGAATCCAGTTTGCACTTCTGGAGGAGACATTCTTCCATGGGGTCCTGTCACAGTGCTCATCATGGCTAAAGAGGCAGGCTGTGCTCTGCTCAGTAACAGTCTTCTGGTGCAGTGTGTTTGAAGATGTGTACAGCTATGAAGCATCCCAGACTTCCTGCATGTTTTGTCCAGGCCCTGCACCCTCCCAAGGAGATCACCCATTGCCTCGTGTGAGCAAGGATGCCCTTCAGACTCCAGTGTTGTTACCTGCTGTGCATGCTGAAGCAGGGGAGAGCTGGCTCCAGCAGGCTGTGTGAACGCCATCGGTGGCAGAGCCTTCAGCATCATGTTCTGCATGATGAGCTGGTGCATCTGAGCATTCTGCATCAGCATCATCTCTACCATATCTGGGAAGAGGTCACCccaaggaagaaagcaagagcTTTATCAGCAACTGACAAGCAGCAGAGGAGTCTCAATAAGAAGTGCCCTCCAGCATACAGACTGGTCACTGCAACCAAGACAAAGCAGCTGAAAGGGACACGTGAAGAATATTAGCGTTATTTGCCTAGGCAGTGCAAAATTACTGTCTATGAATAAGACTATTCATAccagcttttctgtttctcctcccTTCTACAGGAAAGCTGCTGTTGAGCATCTTCTAGTTTCCCTACAAGCCCACCCCTCTGGCTATGCTGACTGGCAGGCTGGAGAAGGGCTGAGCACTAGAGCTTTCTCACTTACTCCAGCATGGACCTGCTCCTTACAGTGCTCTCCACTGCTTCAGCTCAAGATCATTGCTTTCCACGTGAGAGGTTTCCTCAACTTTACGTGATATTGCAGTGCCACCTTGAGAGTCCACTGCATGCGCATCAAATCTACTTACCATGATCTCTGGGTTCTAATCACAAAGGACCTGTGCAGCGGAACTACTCTgcttggggagggaaggaaggagggagaggggaaaaaaaagaagaaaaaaccaaaaatcaaggcaactctccttttttttttttttaaactggtcATACCAAAAGTAATTTACATGTATCAGCTTCAGAAAAGTCATGCATGAATTGGGACTgttttgtttatgaaaataaactCTGATTTAAAAATTCAGACATATAGGTgaagaaaaagctgagaaataCTGCAATTTTGTGACTGAGGATTTCTCTGTGGGATGAAGAAATCTTTCGCTGAAGGTTGAGCCAAGGAAGTCATCCCAGGTTTTTGTTCATGTATTATTTCACAGTAGCATCCACCTATGTTTAGAAACAAACTCTTTTTATTGGCATTGCACTATATTTGGAACAGCACTTTCAGCTGTTCTGTCTTGTTTCCATACATGGGGCATAATAAAAACCTGTATTGTTctgaggagattgaacagcAGTTTAAGAGGGAACAAGAGAATAAAACCCACATTTTAGAATTCTGTTTGTTAATTTTGGAATCATCCATGCGCATGAGTTTGACCTTGTCAATATTACTCAGTGCCTTGGGTTGAGCTGGTTTGCTTTCCCAAGCTTCCCTGGCAGCTTAACCTGGCTTTGCTGAGTTTGTAGTCcctttttctttagtttcagCAATAAGAGTTTGTCTGAAAGCCTCTCAGAAATGCTATCTAGCCCATTTATGGAGTGCAATTCccacagctccagcagcagcccagtCGTGAAACAGCATGTCACTGACTAGCTTGGACGCCATCCCATGCCCCCGTCCACTTGCTGTGGCACCTCGTCTGCCCTCTCCAGGCCTGGTGATGGGAGGTGGCTGCTAGACGGAGGGTACGTCACCTTCTTTAATGCTTCCAGAGCGGGGGGCTGCAAAAGGCTGGGCCGGAGGGATCTGCGTGATCAGGGGGGGCGGCTGAGGTAACTGCTGGATGATGGTGGCAGGCTGAGGTGgcatctgaaaaagaaaggaaaatggagaagTCAGGGTTGGTTTTGGCCAGCTCTCTCATCTTTGTGAGGGCAGAGCAGCGGGTATCATCtgcctggacttcagtaagacTTTGGACATTGTCTCCCACAAGACCGTTGTGGAGAAGCTGTTGAGGTTGTGGGCTGCACGAGCAGACAGTGATGTGCATTGGAAACTGGCTGCACAGCCAGGCCAGAGCGTGGGTAATCCCCTCACTCCTCTTGCTACTTTGTTCCTATGGTAAACCATTCACATTGTtaattttgtgctttatttgtAAGATGATTTCCCTTAGATTTTGCTTAGGCCAGTAAGGGTCTCATATCACAGCAAGAGACATATCTTCCCTTTCGGTGGGATGAGTATTTCCACAGAGCCCCCAAGTCCCTCCACCTGCAGTTGTTGTCTCAGACTGGCACAGCGCTAGCGATGTTTCCGAGGAGAGAGGATCCTTACCGTCTGCTGGATAATCCTTGGTGGCTCTCCTTGGGGACCTGGAAAAGGTATCTGGTAGATGTGGGGGGGGGTAGGTCTGTGGTTATGACAGCGTCCTCCAGCTGGTGCAGGGGGCTGTGAAAGCTCTTCCAGAAGGTGCTGCTCCTGCAAAATCAAGTATCTTCTTAAACAAGAGCTGGTCACAGAAAGGCAGACAGTATTGTTACGCTCTCTGGAATAAATGGGATTAGCCCCTGGGAGTCCGCAGCAGGGCACAGCCTCGCTCaccaaaacactgctgcagaaACTTCCAGCACTGTGCATCTGACAGGCAGACCACAAGTGACTGCTACATGTAGGGAAGCACTCAAACAGTGCCTGCGTAAGTATAAAGAAAGTTTTTCTTCCCACATATCTTGAAGCCATACAGTTTTCAGCGCAAgcaaaaaggaatggaaaaaagctgaagagaaaacTGCCAAAACTCtaggaaaacatttcattaatgTTTGATACCCTCCACAAACTAGGAATAAGTAACAGTTACTATTGTCCCTATTTTGGCGGcattaaaaatcctttctttgcaCTTTGGCACTACACCAGAGAGCTTATGATACAACAGTTCAGGACAAACAGAATCAACCTACCAACTAACTGAAGTGGGTGCAAGCTTTGTTAGCTGTAGCAAGGGAAGACATACTGCCCTCCGGCACCTCTCCCTGATTAGCTGGCCCAGCCTCTATACTCCAAACCAGCAGAGAACTGAATACTGCCCAGCCCAAGAACCAAAGGACAGGAAAGAACTGAATCCACATCAGCGGTGGACATGCAGATAACCTGGCCCTTTCTGTTGTTCCTGTCCACAGAGAGGGCTCTTACCTTAAGCTCCTGCAGGAGATCTTTCCTTCGCCTTAGGGCACTTTGGAGCATATATTCATGTCTGTTCCCTGAAGGAGGAAAAGTCCATTATCTTCTCAAAGGATCACAAAGAGCTATTATACCACCTACATTACGAGATTAATTCTGGAAAACGTGTTATAAGATAGCTTCACTTCTTCCACAAAAGGCTTTAGGCTACTTTTCCTGTCAAATCCACGAATGGCTTATGACTTTATGCCACATACAGACATAGCTGCTCAGCAGCTCTACAAAGGCAATGCAccttctttgaaaataaacttttcagaTTGCTCTCTAAAGTCCCCTTTTAACCTCCTGGCTTAGAAACTCATTTTAGCCTGAAATCTAGATATACTCTGTACATGCAAAGGATGATTGTGCAAAGTGTAAAAAAAGTTTGTTCTGACATATCAAAACAAACTCAGTTTTGAATGTCAacctttctgtttcctttttgttctgaATCAACTTCCTTTTCAATTCTTCCCACATACAGCTGATTTTGAACGCActtgcaatgaaaataaaaaagaacgTTTTCAGATACATTGGAGGCATGCCCAGCATCTGCTCTGAAAAAcatcactttttaatttttggccACAGCATTGAAAATTTCCAACTATTTGTGCATCAGCTCAATGGATATGAGCCCAGAGTACAATCTAGAAATATTACTGATCATCTACCAGTAGCCTTTAATCCATAGGTAATATAAACACTACATGTGCCATGCAAAGAAATGAATGCACTGCCCGTAGCATGCATAGCTTCCATGGGAGTATTGTTGAAGGGAACACACTACTTGTATGTGAAACGTCACAGCAGTCTTTGAAAGGGTTTGATAAAGACACAAGTTATTTTCAGCTCCCTTATTTATCAACTTTTAGCTGGTTCGCTAGCTTTTATAGAGAATTGTCTAAACTTTGGAAGTTTCATAAGCATGCTGGGATTCCTGACCTCTCTGCCCAAATCAAAGTCAGGATGTAATTGCACATGCATGGTTTCCTGGTGAAATGGTTTCCCAGCTCTTATCAACACAGTGCTCAAGTCAACTCTTTCAGTATAACGATTTGTTTCATAAGCTGAGTCACTTTTGTTTACACTGGAAACCATGTTCTGGTCTGCACAAGGCTGCATCGGTCAGCTTCAAAGGTGCAAAGCAGCATTAGTAGTGGAGTGTTCCTCCTGCCTGGGTCCCTCAGAGACACACAGCCATCCTAATGACTTCTTTTCAGGATCACCAAAGCCAAGCACCCAGCTGGACTGCAACAGGGGCTTACTCCTAGGTACAGGAGCTAGGATGAATAGGATCACCAGTAGTTTACTCCAGCTGAACCAGCATCCACAGctgagaggctgcagaggaCACCTGGACAGGAGGTCATTCTTGTGTCAGTGCTCGGCTGGCTG encodes the following:
- the C4H21orf58 gene encoding uncharacterized protein C21orf58 homolog isoform X1; the encoded protein is MYLPFLSFLTWFFLPTLPGDYYNDRSFSGRSPGTTETQGPRKGNRHEYMLQSALRRRKDLLQELKEQHLLEELSQPPAPAGGRCHNHRPTPPHIYQIPFPGPQGEPPRIIQQTMPPQPATIIQQLPQPPPLITQIPPAQPFAAPRSGSIKEDMVEMMLMQNAQMHQLIMQNMMLKALPPMAFTQPAGASSPLLQHAQQVTTLESEGHPCSHEAMGDLLGRVQGLDKTCRKSGMLHSCTHLQTHCTRRLLLSRAQPASLAMMSTVTGPHGRMSPPEVQTGFSPALKIIWSVQLNH
- the C4H21orf58 gene encoding uncharacterized protein C21orf58 homolog isoform X2 — translated: MTDPSVVDHLAQLKLKVLEKRLENEQENLGKMESPLPTARNRHEYMLQSALRRRKDLLQELKEQHLLEELSQPPAPAGGRCHNHRPTPPHIYQIPFPGPQGEPPRIIQQTMPPQPATIIQQLPQPPPLITQIPPAQPFAAPRSGSIKEDMVEMMLMQNAQMHQLIMQNMMLKALPPMAFTQPAGASSPLLQHAQQVTTLESEGHPCSHEAMGDLLGRVQGLDKTCRKSGMLHSCTHLQTHCTRRLLLSRAQPASLAMMSTVTGPHGRMSPPEVQTGFSPALKIIWSVQLNH
- the C4H21orf58 gene encoding uncharacterized protein C21orf58 homolog isoform X4, which encodes MTDPSVVDHLAQLKLKVLEKRLENEQENLGKMESPLPTARNRHEYMLQSALRRRKDLLQELKEQHLLEELSQPPAPAGGRCHNHRPTPPHIYQIPFPGPQGEPPRIIQQTMPPQPATIIQQLPQPPPLITQIPPAQPFAAPRSGSIKEDMVEMMLMQNAQMHQLIMQNMMLKALPPMAFTQPAGASSPLLQHAQQDLQFAAPLAVKAERSRPSAVHHHHHYPPTGVLPMPHGGFPSTSMAHHWTGSMLPALPTWPTY
- the C4H21orf58 gene encoding uncharacterized protein C21orf58 homolog isoform X3, giving the protein MYLPFLSFLTWFFLPTLPGDYYNDRSFSGRSPGTTETQGPRKGNRHEYMLQSALRRRKDLLQELKEQHLLEELSQPPAPAGGRCHNHRPTPPHIYQIPFPGPQGEPPRIIQQTMPPQPATIIQQLPQPPPLITQIPPAQPFAAPRSGSIKEDMVEMMLMQNAQMHQLIMQNMMLKALPPMAFTQPAGASSPLLQHAQQDLQFAAPLAVKAERSRPSAVHHHHHYPPTGVLPMPHGGFPSTSMAHHWTGSMLPALPTWPTY